A part of Rhinatrema bivittatum chromosome 16, aRhiBiv1.1, whole genome shotgun sequence genomic DNA contains:
- the PNP gene encoding purine nucleoside phosphorylase isoform X1 — translation MSKHSKTPQKEQQEKEQKRTGYTYEEYKETADWLLAKTKCRPSVAVVLGSGLGGLAELMEDREAIKYSDIPNFPQSTVHGHAGHLVFGKLNGKPCVCMQGRFHMYEGYPLWKVTFPIRVFHLMGVDTVLVTNAAGGLNQDYKVGDIMVIKDHINMPGFAGQNPLIGRNDERFGPRFPAVSDAYDKSLRKLALAVGQELGCARIMREGVYCSLGGPNYETIAECVFLNRLGADAVGMSTVPEVIVARHCGLRVLGFSLITNKAVMDYDSEEVANHEEVLQTSKASSKIMEKLVTRLLPRIEPNNNVV, via the exons ATGTCCAAGCATTCGAAGACCCCCcagaaggagcagcaggagaaggaGCAAAAAAGGACGGG gtaCACCTATGAGGAGTACAAGGAGACGGCCGACTGGCTCCTGGCCAAGACGAAATGCCGTCCTAGCGTGGCTGTTGTGCTGGGGTCCGGCCTGGGGGGCCTGGCTGAGCTGATGGAAGACCGGGAGGCGATTAAGTACAGCGACATTCCCAACTTCCCTCAGAGCACAG TGCACGGCCATGCTGGACATTTGGTATTTGGGAAGCTGAACGGGAAGCCGTGTGTCTGCATGCAGGGCAGGTTCCACATGTACGAGGGCTACCCCCTCTGGAAG GTGACCTTCCCCATACGCGTCTTCCACTTGATGGGCGTGGACACGGTCCTCGTGACTAACGCAGCTGGGGGTCTGAACCAAGACTACAAAGTGGGCGACATTATGGTCATTAAGGACCACATCAACATGCCGGGATTCGCGGGGCAGAACCCCCTGATAGGAAGGAACGACGAGAG GTTTGGTCCACGTTTCCCGGCCGTGTCGGACGCCTACGACAAGAGCCTGAGGAAACTGGCGCTGGCAGTGGGCCAGGAGCTGGGCTGCGCCAGAATCATGCGAGAGGGGGTGTACTGCAGCTTGGGTGGCCCCAACTACGAGACCATCGCTGAGTGCGTCTTCCTGAACCGGCTGGGAGCGGACGCCGTGG GCATGAGCACGGTGCCGGAGGTGATCGTGGCCCGACACTGCGGCCTGCGGGTGCTGGGCTTCTCCCTCATCACCAACAAAGCAGTGATGGACTACGACAGCGAGGAAGTCGCCAACCACGAGGAGGTGCTGCAGACCAGCAAGGCCAGCTCCAAGATCATGGAGAAGCTGGTGACCAGGCTGCTGCCCCGCATCGAGCCCAACAACAATGTCGTCTAG
- the PNP gene encoding purine nucleoside phosphorylase isoform X2 — protein sequence MATKTTASAQDESRYTYEEYKETADWLLAKTKCRPSVAVVLGSGLGGLAELMEDREAIKYSDIPNFPQSTVHGHAGHLVFGKLNGKPCVCMQGRFHMYEGYPLWKVTFPIRVFHLMGVDTVLVTNAAGGLNQDYKVGDIMVIKDHINMPGFAGQNPLIGRNDERFGPRFPAVSDAYDKSLRKLALAVGQELGCARIMREGVYCSLGGPNYETIAECVFLNRLGADAVGMSTVPEVIVARHCGLRVLGFSLITNKAVMDYDSEEVANHEEVLQTSKASSKIMEKLVTRLLPRIEPNNNVV from the exons ATGGCTACGAAGACGACAGCAAGCGCCCAGGATGAGAGCAG gtaCACCTATGAGGAGTACAAGGAGACGGCCGACTGGCTCCTGGCCAAGACGAAATGCCGTCCTAGCGTGGCTGTTGTGCTGGGGTCCGGCCTGGGGGGCCTGGCTGAGCTGATGGAAGACCGGGAGGCGATTAAGTACAGCGACATTCCCAACTTCCCTCAGAGCACAG TGCACGGCCATGCTGGACATTTGGTATTTGGGAAGCTGAACGGGAAGCCGTGTGTCTGCATGCAGGGCAGGTTCCACATGTACGAGGGCTACCCCCTCTGGAAG GTGACCTTCCCCATACGCGTCTTCCACTTGATGGGCGTGGACACGGTCCTCGTGACTAACGCAGCTGGGGGTCTGAACCAAGACTACAAAGTGGGCGACATTATGGTCATTAAGGACCACATCAACATGCCGGGATTCGCGGGGCAGAACCCCCTGATAGGAAGGAACGACGAGAG GTTTGGTCCACGTTTCCCGGCCGTGTCGGACGCCTACGACAAGAGCCTGAGGAAACTGGCGCTGGCAGTGGGCCAGGAGCTGGGCTGCGCCAGAATCATGCGAGAGGGGGTGTACTGCAGCTTGGGTGGCCCCAACTACGAGACCATCGCTGAGTGCGTCTTCCTGAACCGGCTGGGAGCGGACGCCGTGG GCATGAGCACGGTGCCGGAGGTGATCGTGGCCCGACACTGCGGCCTGCGGGTGCTGGGCTTCTCCCTCATCACCAACAAAGCAGTGATGGACTACGACAGCGAGGAAGTCGCCAACCACGAGGAGGTGCTGCAGACCAGCAAGGCCAGCTCCAAGATCATGGAGAAGCTGGTGACCAGGCTGCTGCCCCGCATCGAGCCCAACAACAATGTCGTCTAG
- the PNP gene encoding purine nucleoside phosphorylase isoform X3 translates to MFPPPRYTYEEYKETADWLLAKTKCRPSVAVVLGSGLGGLAELMEDREAIKYSDIPNFPQSTVHGHAGHLVFGKLNGKPCVCMQGRFHMYEGYPLWKVTFPIRVFHLMGVDTVLVTNAAGGLNQDYKVGDIMVIKDHINMPGFAGQNPLIGRNDERFGPRFPAVSDAYDKSLRKLALAVGQELGCARIMREGVYCSLGGPNYETIAECVFLNRLGADAVGMSTVPEVIVARHCGLRVLGFSLITNKAVMDYDSEEVANHEEVLQTSKASSKIMEKLVTRLLPRIEPNNNVV, encoded by the exons ATGTTTCCCCCACCCAG gtaCACCTATGAGGAGTACAAGGAGACGGCCGACTGGCTCCTGGCCAAGACGAAATGCCGTCCTAGCGTGGCTGTTGTGCTGGGGTCCGGCCTGGGGGGCCTGGCTGAGCTGATGGAAGACCGGGAGGCGATTAAGTACAGCGACATTCCCAACTTCCCTCAGAGCACAG TGCACGGCCATGCTGGACATTTGGTATTTGGGAAGCTGAACGGGAAGCCGTGTGTCTGCATGCAGGGCAGGTTCCACATGTACGAGGGCTACCCCCTCTGGAAG GTGACCTTCCCCATACGCGTCTTCCACTTGATGGGCGTGGACACGGTCCTCGTGACTAACGCAGCTGGGGGTCTGAACCAAGACTACAAAGTGGGCGACATTATGGTCATTAAGGACCACATCAACATGCCGGGATTCGCGGGGCAGAACCCCCTGATAGGAAGGAACGACGAGAG GTTTGGTCCACGTTTCCCGGCCGTGTCGGACGCCTACGACAAGAGCCTGAGGAAACTGGCGCTGGCAGTGGGCCAGGAGCTGGGCTGCGCCAGAATCATGCGAGAGGGGGTGTACTGCAGCTTGGGTGGCCCCAACTACGAGACCATCGCTGAGTGCGTCTTCCTGAACCGGCTGGGAGCGGACGCCGTGG GCATGAGCACGGTGCCGGAGGTGATCGTGGCCCGACACTGCGGCCTGCGGGTGCTGGGCTTCTCCCTCATCACCAACAAAGCAGTGATGGACTACGACAGCGAGGAAGTCGCCAACCACGAGGAGGTGCTGCAGACCAGCAAGGCCAGCTCCAAGATCATGGAGAAGCTGGTGACCAGGCTGCTGCCCCGCATCGAGCCCAACAACAATGTCGTCTAG